In the genome of Nocardia sp. NBC_00416, one region contains:
- the era gene encoding GTPase Era, whose amino-acid sequence MPEATEFRSGFVCFVGRPNTGKSTLTNALVGAKIAITSSRPQTTRHTIRGIVHREHTQLILVDTPGLHRPRTLLGQRLNDLVRDTYSEVDVIALCIPADEKIGPGDRWIVQQVRQMAPKTTLLGVVTKIDKVGRDQIARQLMAVSELLGPDSDVVPVSATKGEQVEVLVDVIAAQMPPGPAFYPDGEITDEPEETLMAELIREAALEGVRDELPHSLAVVIEEIEPREEHDDMLDVHALLYVERPSQKAIIIGKGGARLKEVGTNARKQIEHILGSRIYLHLHVKVAKDWQRDPKQLGKLGF is encoded by the coding sequence ATGCCTGAGGCCACCGAGTTCCGGTCCGGTTTCGTCTGTTTCGTCGGCCGGCCCAATACGGGTAAATCGACGCTGACCAACGCCCTGGTGGGTGCGAAGATCGCGATCACCAGTTCGCGTCCGCAGACCACCCGGCACACCATCCGCGGCATCGTGCACCGGGAGCACACACAGCTGATCTTGGTCGATACCCCCGGTCTGCACCGCCCCCGGACGTTGCTCGGGCAGCGGCTCAACGACCTGGTGCGCGATACCTATTCCGAGGTCGACGTGATCGCGCTGTGCATTCCGGCGGACGAGAAGATCGGACCCGGAGATCGCTGGATCGTGCAGCAGGTGCGCCAGATGGCGCCGAAGACAACGTTGCTCGGTGTGGTCACCAAGATCGACAAAGTCGGTCGCGACCAGATCGCCCGGCAACTGATGGCGGTATCCGAACTGCTCGGGCCGGATTCCGACGTGGTGCCGGTGTCGGCGACCAAGGGCGAGCAGGTCGAGGTCCTCGTCGATGTGATCGCCGCCCAGATGCCGCCCGGTCCCGCCTTCTACCCGGACGGTGAGATCACCGACGAGCCCGAAGAAACCCTGATGGCCGAACTCATCCGGGAAGCGGCGCTGGAGGGGGTCCGCGACGAACTGCCGCATTCGCTGGCGGTGGTGATCGAAGAGATCGAGCCGCGCGAGGAACACGACGATATGCTCGATGTGCACGCGCTGCTGTATGTGGAGCGGCCGAGCCAGAAGGCGATCATCATCGGCAAGGGGGGCGCCCGGCTGAAAGAGGTCGGCACCAATGCGCGCAAGCAGATCGAGCATATTCTCGGCAGCCGCATCTATCTGCACCTCCATGTGAAGGTTGCCAAAGATTGGCAGCGCGATCCCAAACAGTTGGGCAAACTCGGGTTCTGA
- a CDS encoding sensor histidine kinase, giving the protein MAAAPTSKSGRSPWLAPALALGISVTAGVGLLSAAVLSVSPADRTLTAVWVSVAVVAACTAITTAVYFRGLISAEQRRGAAALDRLAQAERRAAAAEQAVAAEKEVSARSERRRSAAIAALANAAGRMQAMTTSTLANLQDLEHRYADQAVLADLLKLDHATAQAGRLADSIAILSGARTGRRWAKPIVLERVMRAAIGRIGGYQRVRMRAIVDVAIAGHAAEGVIHALSELVDNACRFSPPTTEVHIYAAEIPAGVVVTIEDSGLVMSESSLHRAQLTVSGAETEAAEGLSSLNGTRFGLAVVGRLARKHGLTVSYRPSAIGGTAAVVMIPRELTARIEPPTTPALPAGHSAGQAGLPPGAGAGSGPFGARPETGARYRAEPAKASAAVAQEFGRAVPDQHVSGRHSISQHSLGQLPAVAATEAEATTTVLPKRRRGSTLAAAHPTGLPDSDALRGAVPEDPAPRHRSTASSLGAFQRAVTGRAGGDDQPFGGPIQSPGDGAARLSRHSMTTDWENDR; this is encoded by the coding sequence GTGGCGGCTGCCCCGACCAGCAAAAGCGGCCGGAGTCCGTGGCTTGCCCCGGCTCTGGCCCTGGGGATCTCGGTCACGGCGGGTGTCGGGCTGCTGTCCGCGGCCGTGCTCTCGGTGTCGCCGGCCGACCGGACGCTGACGGCTGTATGGGTTTCCGTCGCGGTGGTCGCGGCGTGTACCGCGATCACCACGGCCGTGTACTTCCGCGGGCTGATCAGCGCGGAGCAGCGCCGCGGGGCTGCCGCACTCGATCGGCTCGCGCAGGCCGAGCGGCGCGCCGCGGCGGCCGAACAGGCGGTCGCGGCGGAGAAAGAGGTCTCCGCGCGCAGCGAACGTCGCCGGTCGGCCGCTATCGCGGCCCTGGCGAACGCGGCCGGCCGGATGCAGGCCATGACCACCAGCACGCTGGCGAACCTGCAGGACCTGGAACACCGGTACGCCGATCAGGCGGTCCTGGCCGACCTGCTGAAACTCGACCACGCCACCGCCCAGGCCGGTCGCCTGGCCGACAGCATCGCGATACTCAGCGGTGCCCGCACCGGTCGCCGCTGGGCCAAACCGATTGTGCTGGAACGTGTTATGCGGGCGGCGATCGGCCGGATCGGTGGGTACCAGCGGGTGCGGATGCGGGCGATCGTCGATGTCGCCATCGCCGGGCACGCGGCCGAAGGGGTTATCCACGCGCTGTCCGAACTCGTCGACAACGCCTGCCGTTTTTCCCCGCCCACCACCGAGGTGCACATCTACGCCGCGGAGATTCCCGCCGGTGTGGTGGTCACGATCGAGGACAGTGGCCTGGTGATGAGCGAATCGTCACTGCATCGGGCGCAGCTCACCGTTTCCGGCGCCGAAACCGAGGCCGCCGAGGGCCTCTCCTCGCTCAACGGCACCCGGTTCGGTCTCGCTGTCGTGGGCCGGCTGGCGCGTAAACACGGCCTCACCGTGAGCTATCGGCCGTCGGCGATCGGCGGGACCGCGGCGGTGGTGATGATCCCGCGCGAACTCACCGCCCGGATCGAGCCGCCGACCACCCCGGCCCTGCCCGCCGGTCACTCGGCCGGTCAGGCGGGTCTGCCGCCCGGTGCGGGAGCGGGATCCGGACCGTTCGGGGCCCGCCCGGAAACCGGCGCGCGGTACCGGGCCGAGCCCGCGAAGGCGTCCGCGGCGGTCGCGCAGGAATTCGGACGCGCCGTGCCGGACCAGCATGTTTCGGGCCGGCACAGTATCTCTCAACACAGTCTCGGCCAGCTCCCGGCGGTGGCCGCGACCGAAGCCGAGGCGACCACCACCGTGCTGCCCAAGCGGCGGCGGGGCAGCACCCTGGCCGCCGCGCATCCCACGGGCCTGCCCGATTCCGATGCTCTCCGCGGTGCCGTACCAGAGGATCCGGCGCCGAGACACCGATCGACGGCATCCTCGCTGGGTGCGTTCCAGCGCGCGGTCACCGGCCGCGCCGGCGGCGACGACCAACCCTTCGGCGGACCGATCCAGTCACCCGGCGACGGCGCCGCGCGACTGTCCCGTCATTCCATGACCACCGACTGGGAGAACGATCGATGA
- a CDS encoding roadblock/LC7 domain-containing protein, with protein sequence MTMTSDPAQLDWLLQRLLSETAGARHAVLLAADGIQMCHTAGLSMDQADRLAAIASGVQALAGSASAEFGNGRGGVRQSMTEFHGGILFIVGAGAGAQIAVLADDDADAGLVGAQMAALIEQVGEYLSAPPRGSRARLL encoded by the coding sequence ATGACGATGACATCGGATCCAGCGCAACTGGATTGGCTGTTACAACGCCTGCTCAGCGAAACCGCCGGCGCCCGCCATGCGGTGCTGCTGGCCGCCGACGGAATCCAGATGTGCCATACCGCGGGACTGTCCATGGACCAGGCCGACCGGCTCGCCGCGATCGCCTCCGGTGTACAGGCGCTGGCGGGTAGCGCATCGGCCGAGTTCGGCAACGGGCGGGGCGGGGTCCGCCAGTCGATGACCGAGTTCCACGGCGGGATCCTGTTCATCGTCGGCGCCGGCGCGGGCGCCCAGATCGCGGTGCTGGCCGACGACGACGCGGACGCCGGATTGGTCGGCGCTCAGATGGCGGCGTTGATCGAGCAGGTCGGGGAGTATTTGTCCGCACCCCCGCGAGGGAGCCGAGCGAGACTGCTGTGA
- a CDS encoding DUF742 domain-containing protein, protein MNRPGRDEDPDRFYTLTGGRTDPATEEFDPVTLVVSESVPAAAMQHEHVAILTMCRQPTAVVEIAAELRLPIGIATVLVADLLHAGKVTVRHPDLDTGPYGDTFDIDMLEKVLGGLRSL, encoded by the coding sequence GTGAACCGCCCCGGCCGCGACGAGGATCCCGACCGCTTCTACACACTCACTGGTGGCCGGACCGATCCGGCCACCGAGGAATTCGATCCGGTGACCCTGGTGGTCAGCGAAAGCGTTCCGGCCGCGGCGATGCAGCACGAACACGTGGCCATCCTGACGATGTGCCGGCAGCCGACCGCGGTGGTGGAGATAGCGGCCGAACTACGGCTGCCGATCGGCATCGCGACTGTTCTCGTCGCGGATCTGCTGCACGCGGGCAAGGTCACCGTCCGCCATCCCGATCTGGATACGGGTCCCTACGGTGACACGTTCGATATCGACATGCTCGAGAAGGTGTTAGGTGGACTCCGTAGCCTATGA
- a CDS encoding GTP-binding protein: protein MDSVAYDDRPTRAGAPLRSSVRHGLKIVVVGGFGVGKTTMVRAVSEIQPLDTEAVMTDAGVGVDDLTGVTGKSTTTVAFDFGRITLSDEYVLYVFGAPGQERFWFLWDRLFTGTLGAVVLVDPSRISDSWYAIDRLEYQGTPFVVACNSFEPIPPALDEVRDALDLDLDVPLFSCDARSRASSKQVLVGFVEHLVERQSPPAAVSEVRS from the coding sequence GTGGACTCCGTAGCCTATGACGACCGCCCCACGCGCGCGGGGGCGCCACTGCGCAGTTCGGTGCGGCACGGTCTGAAAATCGTTGTCGTCGGCGGGTTCGGCGTCGGCAAGACCACGATGGTCCGCGCGGTCAGCGAGATCCAGCCGCTGGACACCGAGGCCGTGATGACCGACGCCGGTGTCGGGGTCGACGATCTGACCGGGGTGACCGGCAAATCGACCACCACTGTCGCCTTCGACTTCGGGCGGATCACCCTGTCGGACGAATATGTGCTGTATGTGTTCGGCGCGCCCGGGCAGGAACGTTTCTGGTTCCTGTGGGACAGGCTGTTCACCGGCACGCTGGGGGCGGTGGTGCTGGTCGACCCGAGCCGGATCAGCGATTCCTGGTACGCGATCGACCGGCTCGAATACCAGGGCACCCCGTTCGTGGTGGCCTGCAACTCTTTCGAACCGATCCCGCCCGCCCTCGACGAGGTGCGCGATGCGCTGGACCTGGACCTGGACGTTCCGCTGTTCTCCTGCGACGCGCGCTCCCGGGCGTCGAGCAAACAAGTGCTGGTCGGTTTCGTCGAACACCTCGTCGAGCGACAGAGTCCACCCGCAGCCGTATCGGAGGTCCGATCGTGA
- a CDS encoding cytochrome P450: protein MTRPDYRPGTSPGGCPLGTTGAVVLDGPGFHTDPALLYTRMRSERGPVVAVELIGRIPAWLVIGYRELHQVTTDGLLFPRDSSLWNQWPAIPPDWPLLPMVGRPQPGIYFTAGAAHARHVSLVEPALESVDPFALRTACEQLADGLIDRFCGRGYADVVSEFAELLPVSTLAWILGVPESDGPYLAQNMRALCDGGPEAPAAYQRFVEYMQQLLALKKSAPGADLVSRMLAHPAPFADEEYVLNMQSITAAGHLPTADWIGNSVRLMLVDDRFAAAFGAARHSIGQAMTEVLWEDTPTQILAGRWVSRDTRLGEALVRRGDMLLLGLAAANSDPHIRQYSGDGAEPAHSGNAAHFAFGHGEYRCPYPAQQIAEIIARTGIEVLLDRLPDLDLAVPAGSLVRRPSPFLRGFTSLPVSFTPVPAVGGGS, encoded by the coding sequence GTGACCCGCCCCGACTACCGGCCCGGCACCTCGCCGGGCGGCTGCCCGCTCGGCACGACCGGCGCGGTCGTGTTGGACGGTCCCGGTTTCCACACCGATCCCGCCTTGCTCTACACCCGGATGCGCTCGGAGCGCGGTCCGGTGGTCGCCGTGGAGCTCATCGGCAGGATCCCCGCGTGGCTGGTGATCGGCTATCGGGAACTGCATCAGGTGACCACGGACGGGCTGTTGTTCCCGCGTGATTCGAGTCTGTGGAACCAGTGGCCCGCGATACCGCCGGACTGGCCGCTGTTGCCCATGGTCGGTCGGCCGCAGCCCGGGATCTATTTCACCGCCGGCGCCGCGCACGCCCGGCATGTGAGCCTGGTGGAACCGGCACTGGAATCGGTGGACCCGTTCGCGTTGCGGACCGCGTGTGAACAACTGGCCGACGGGCTGATCGACCGGTTCTGCGGTCGCGGCTACGCCGATGTGGTCAGCGAGTTCGCCGAACTGCTGCCGGTGTCGACGCTGGCCTGGATCCTGGGCGTCCCCGAATCAGACGGACCCTATCTCGCGCAGAACATGCGGGCACTGTGCGACGGCGGACCGGAGGCCCCCGCCGCCTATCAGCGTTTCGTCGAATATATGCAGCAGCTGCTGGCGCTGAAGAAGTCCGCGCCGGGCGCGGATCTGGTGTCGCGGATGCTGGCGCATCCCGCGCCGTTCGCCGACGAGGAATACGTCCTCAACATGCAGTCGATCACCGCGGCGGGGCATCTGCCGACCGCCGACTGGATCGGCAACTCGGTCCGGCTCATGCTCGTCGACGACCGGTTCGCCGCCGCGTTCGGCGCTGCCCGGCACAGCATCGGCCAGGCGATGACCGAGGTGCTGTGGGAGGACACTCCCACCCAGATCCTGGCCGGTCGCTGGGTCTCGCGCGATACCCGCCTCGGCGAGGCGCTGGTGCGCCGCGGCGATATGTTGCTGCTGGGCCTGGCTGCGGCCAACTCCGATCCGCATATCCGGCAGTACTCGGGCGACGGCGCCGAACCCGCCCATTCCGGAAACGCGGCGCATTTCGCCTTCGGTCACGGCGAATACCGCTGTCCCTATCCGGCGCAGCAGATCGCCGAGATCATCGCGCGCACCGGGATCGAGGTTCTGCTCGACCGGCTGCCCGACCTGGATCTGGCGGTGCCCGCCGGCTCCCTGGTCCGTCGGCCCTCTCCCTTCCTGCGCGGATTCACGTCCCTACCGGTCAGTTTCACACCTGTTCCCGCCGTTGGAGGTGGCTCGTGA
- a CDS encoding cytochrome P450, with the protein MHGNLKALVAAGHETTVSLIITTVRALLAHPEQLAAIRAGDRTWEEAIEETLRWDGPVIHLLMRFATEDITVDDITIEKGDGVVMSYRAIGRDRGVHGADAFDLTRPTADRNIAFGHGPHICPGAALARLEASIAVPALFDRFPNLRCAVPLSEVGNLPVLTQNDRPLSPSGSETGPDPRRAEPMTVFPRRVVVERRSAATDRPG; encoded by the coding sequence GTGCACGGCAACCTGAAGGCGCTCGTGGCCGCGGGTCACGAGACCACGGTCAGCCTGATCATCACCACCGTCCGCGCGCTGCTCGCTCACCCCGAACAGCTGGCGGCGATCCGGGCGGGCGACCGGACCTGGGAAGAGGCCATCGAGGAGACGCTGCGCTGGGACGGCCCGGTCATCCATCTGCTGATGCGCTTCGCCACCGAGGACATCACGGTCGACGACATCACCATCGAAAAAGGTGACGGCGTGGTCATGTCGTATCGCGCCATCGGCCGCGACCGGGGTGTGCACGGCGCCGACGCCTTCGACCTCACCCGCCCGACCGCCGACCGCAACATCGCCTTCGGCCACGGCCCGCATATCTGTCCCGGCGCCGCCCTGGCCCGGCTCGAGGCGTCCATCGCCGTGCCGGCCCTGTTCGACCGGTTCCCGAACCTGCGGTGCGCCGTACCGCTGAGCGAGGTCGGCAATCTGCCGGTGCTCACCCAGAACGACCGGCCGCTTTCCCCGTCCGGCTCGGAGACCGGGCCGGATCCGCGCCGGGCCGAGCCGATGACAGTCTTCCCACGTCGCGTCGTTGTCGAGCGAAGGAGCGCAGCGACTGACCGGCCGGGGTGA
- the recO gene encoding DNA repair protein RecO, with the protein MRLYRDHAVVLRQHKLGEADRIVTLLTRQHGLVRAVAKGVRRTKSKFGARLEPFAYIDVQLHPGRSLDIVTQVDTVEAFATAIIADYGRYTTACAVLETAERLAGEERAPAPRLHTLTAGALRAIAEGQRPHELVLDAFLLRAMDYAGWAPAVDECARCATPGPHRAFHVGAGGAVCVHCRPPGAVTPAPAVFDHLLALRHGRWDRVEQIPESARRQASGLIAAHLQWHLERKLRTLPLVERAAAVPVPGESEILHSAVSS; encoded by the coding sequence GTGCGTTTGTATCGTGACCATGCCGTCGTGCTGCGCCAGCACAAGCTGGGCGAAGCCGATCGCATCGTCACTCTGCTCACCCGGCAGCACGGTCTGGTGCGTGCCGTGGCCAAGGGTGTTCGTCGCACGAAATCGAAATTCGGGGCGCGGCTGGAGCCCTTCGCCTATATCGATGTGCAGCTGCATCCCGGCCGGAGTCTGGACATTGTGACCCAGGTCGACACCGTGGAGGCTTTCGCGACCGCCATCATCGCCGATTACGGTCGTTACACCACCGCCTGCGCAGTCCTGGAGACCGCCGAACGCCTGGCCGGTGAGGAACGTGCCCCAGCCCCTCGCCTGCACACTTTGACTGCGGGCGCCCTGCGTGCGATCGCCGAGGGGCAGCGTCCCCACGAACTCGTTCTCGACGCCTTCCTGCTGCGGGCCATGGATTACGCCGGCTGGGCGCCCGCTGTCGACGAATGTGCCCGCTGCGCCACCCCCGGCCCGCATCGCGCGTTCCATGTAGGGGCCGGGGGAGCGGTCTGCGTCCACTGCCGACCGCCCGGCGCCGTCACTCCCGCTCCCGCGGTATTCGATCATCTGCTGGCTCTCCGGCACGGCCGCTGGGACCGGGTCGAGCAGATCCCGGAGTCGGCGCGCAGGCAGGCCAGTGGCCTGATCGCGGCGCATCTGCAGTGGCATCTGGAGCGCAAACTCCGCACGCTGCCCCTGGTGGAGCGCGCCGCGGCGGTTCCGGTACCGGGGGAGTCGGAGATCCTCCATTCAGCGGTCAGCTCCTGA
- a CDS encoding isoprenyl transferase produces the protein MILRRDSAGSDVSASAGVRTVRPPAPHPSGARPPEIPPELVPRHVALVMDGNGRWAQDRGLPRTAGHERGEAVLMDTVEGCIEIGVKWLSAYAFSTENWRRSPDEVRFLMGFNRDVIRRRRDEMHELGVRVRWAGRRPRLWRSVIRELEIAQELTRDNTVMTLTMCVNYGGRAEIADAAREIARRVAAGEIDPEKVDEATIARYLDEPDMPDVDLFLRPSGEFRSSNFLIWQSAYAEFVYQATLFPDFDRRNLWEACLEYARRDRRFGGTK, from the coding sequence GTGATCCTGCGTCGTGACTCCGCCGGTTCGGACGTGTCCGCGTCCGCCGGTGTTCGCACTGTCCGCCCGCCGGCACCGCATCCGTCCGGGGCGCGTCCGCCCGAGATTCCGCCGGAGCTCGTGCCGCGGCATGTGGCGCTGGTGATGGACGGCAACGGGCGCTGGGCGCAGGATCGTGGGCTGCCGCGTACCGCGGGGCACGAGCGGGGTGAGGCCGTGCTGATGGACACTGTCGAGGGTTGTATCGAGATCGGTGTGAAGTGGTTGTCGGCGTATGCGTTCTCCACCGAGAACTGGCGGCGCAGTCCCGATGAGGTGCGGTTCCTCATGGGGTTCAATCGGGATGTGATCCGGCGGCGCCGGGACGAGATGCACGAACTGGGGGTGCGGGTGCGCTGGGCGGGACGGCGGCCGCGGTTGTGGCGCAGTGTGATCCGTGAGTTGGAGATCGCGCAGGAATTGACCAGGGACAACACCGTGATGACGTTGACCATGTGCGTCAACTACGGCGGTCGCGCCGAGATCGCCGATGCGGCACGGGAGATCGCGCGCCGGGTCGCGGCGGGCGAGATCGATCCCGAGAAGGTGGACGAGGCCACGATCGCGAGGTATCTGGACGAACCGGATATGCCGGATGTGGATCTGTTCTTGCGCCCGTCGGGGGAGTTCCGCAGTTCGAATTTCCTGATCTGGCAGTCCGCGTACGCGGAGTTCGTGTATCAGGCGACGTTGTTCCCGGATTTCGATCGGCGCAATCTGTGGGAGGCATGCCTCGAGTACGCGCGGCGTGACCGCCGGTTCGGCGGTACCAAATGA
- a CDS encoding TetR/AcrR family transcriptional regulator, translating into MPRVSDEHLERRRQQILDAARICFVRKGFHQTSMQDVFTESGLSAGAVYRYFKGKDELVIALASTAAGDIRAQMIAVIQNDPLPTPAELIARMTDWIDAQSGPEGRIRLAPQAWSLALIDDAAAVPVRRTMEGIREMWHQYAERMRSAGWLPADADLDAVTAALFGLLPGYVLQHLLLGDLVRDQYLRGVETLFPYGDPDPDRSWRKPESAATAADPA; encoded by the coding sequence ATGCCCCGAGTCAGTGACGAACACCTCGAACGCCGCCGCCAGCAGATCCTCGACGCGGCCCGGATATGTTTCGTCCGCAAAGGCTTCCACCAGACCTCCATGCAGGACGTCTTCACCGAATCGGGGCTGTCCGCGGGCGCGGTCTACCGCTACTTCAAGGGCAAAGACGAACTGGTCATCGCCCTGGCCTCGACAGCCGCCGGCGATATCCGCGCCCAGATGATCGCCGTGATCCAGAACGACCCGCTCCCCACCCCCGCCGAACTGATCGCGCGCATGACGGACTGGATCGACGCCCAGAGCGGCCCCGAAGGCCGGATACGTCTGGCACCACAGGCCTGGTCACTGGCACTGATCGACGACGCCGCGGCGGTACCCGTGCGCCGGACGATGGAAGGCATCCGCGAGATGTGGCACCAATACGCCGAACGCATGCGCAGCGCCGGATGGCTGCCGGCCGACGCCGACCTCGACGCCGTCACCGCCGCCCTGTTCGGACTGCTCCCCGGATACGTGCTCCAGCACCTGCTACTGGGCGACCTGGTCCGCGACCAGTACCTGCGCGGCGTGGAAACACTGTTCCCGTACGGCGATCCGGACCCCGATCGCAGCTGGCGCAAGCCCGAATCCGCGGCCACCGCCGCAGACCCGGCCTGA
- a CDS encoding Fur family transcriptional regulator: MSENLVTGKGTATQRAVGIRTTRQRNAIAALLEDIDRFRSAQELHDELRRRGEGIGLTTVYRTLQSLADAGMVDVLRTDNGESVYRQCSTGHHHHLVCRHCGRTVEVAGPTVEAWAASTASSHGFTEVSHTLEIFGTCHSCSAVGRG, from the coding sequence GTGTCCGAGAACCTGGTCACCGGCAAAGGGACCGCCACACAGAGAGCAGTCGGTATTCGCACCACGCGGCAACGCAACGCGATCGCCGCGCTACTGGAGGATATCGACAGGTTCCGGTCGGCTCAGGAGCTACACGACGAATTACGCCGCCGCGGTGAGGGTATCGGCCTGACCACCGTCTATCGCACGCTGCAGTCGCTCGCCGACGCCGGCATGGTGGATGTGCTGCGCACCGACAACGGAGAGTCGGTGTATCGGCAGTGCTCGACCGGCCATCACCATCATCTGGTGTGCAGGCATTGCGGGCGCACGGTCGAGGTCGCCGGGCCGACCGTCGAGGCCTGGGCCGCCAGCACCGCCTCCAGCCACGGGTTCACCGAGGTCAGTCATACGCTGGAGATCTTCGGCACCTGCCACTCCTGCTCCGCGGTCGGACGGGGTTAG
- a CDS encoding ArsR/SmtB family transcription factor, with translation MTTDTTAAAQHNPYRSPAPVPIPTRAVLENAGELLRALAAPVRIAIVLQLRESPRCVHELVDALGVTQPLVSQHLRILKSAGVVHGERSGREVLYELVDDHLAHIVVDAVAHAEEEG, from the coding sequence ATGACAACCGATACCACCGCCGCCGCCCAGCACAACCCCTACCGCTCTCCCGCGCCGGTCCCGATCCCGACCCGGGCCGTACTGGAGAACGCCGGCGAACTGCTGCGCGCGCTCGCCGCCCCCGTTCGCATCGCCATCGTGCTACAACTGCGGGAGTCGCCGCGCTGTGTGCACGAACTGGTAGATGCCCTCGGCGTCACACAACCGCTGGTCAGTCAGCACCTGCGGATCCTCAAATCGGCCGGGGTGGTGCACGGGGAGCGTTCGGGCCGCGAGGTCCTCTACGAGCTCGTCGACGACCATCTGGCGCATATCGTGGTCGACGCTGTAGCGCACGCCGAAGAAGAAGGGTAA
- a CDS encoding glycine--tRNA ligase has protein sequence MAPKSKVDTVANLAKRRGLVYPCGEIYGGTKSAWDYGPLGVELKENIKKQWWRSMVTSREDVVGLDSSVILPRQVWVASGHVETFSDPLVESLHTHKRYRADHLLEAYEAKHGHPPANGLADINDPETGQPGNWTEPRNFSGLLKTYLGPVDDEEGLHYLRPETAQGIFVNFANVMTTARKKPPFGIAQIGKSFRNEITPGNFIFRTREFEQMEMEFFVKPGEDAEWHKYWIDTRFAWYTGLGIDPENLRLFEHPKEKLSHYSAGTTDIEYRFGFQGGEWGELEGIANRTDYDLSTHAQHSGAELSYYDQTAEERYVPYVIEPAAGLTRSLMAFLVDAYAEDEAPNAKGGVDTRTVLRLDRRLSPVKAAVLPLSRNADLTPKAKELAAQLRKNWNIEFDDAGAIGRRYRRQDEIGTPFCITVDFDTLDDQAVTVRERDTMTQERIALDQVEGYLAQRLLGC, from the coding sequence GTGGCACCCAAGTCGAAGGTGGACACCGTTGCCAACCTCGCCAAGCGCCGGGGCCTGGTGTACCCGTGTGGTGAGATCTACGGCGGTACCAAATCGGCGTGGGACTACGGTCCGCTCGGCGTCGAGCTCAAGGAGAACATCAAGAAGCAGTGGTGGCGTTCCATGGTCACCAGCCGCGAGGACGTGGTGGGCCTGGACTCCTCGGTCATCCTGCCGCGCCAGGTCTGGGTGGCCTCGGGCCACGTCGAGACCTTCTCCGATCCGCTCGTCGAGTCCCTGCACACCCACAAGCGGTATCGGGCCGACCATCTGCTCGAGGCCTACGAGGCCAAACACGGGCATCCGCCGGCCAACGGCCTGGCCGATATCAACGATCCGGAAACCGGCCAGCCCGGCAACTGGACCGAGCCGCGGAACTTCTCCGGTCTGCTGAAGACCTATCTCGGCCCGGTCGACGACGAAGAGGGCCTGCACTATCTGCGACCGGAGACCGCGCAGGGCATTTTCGTGAACTTCGCCAATGTGATGACCACCGCGCGTAAGAAGCCGCCGTTCGGTATCGCCCAGATCGGCAAGAGCTTCCGCAACGAGATCACCCCCGGCAACTTCATCTTCCGCACCCGCGAATTCGAGCAGATGGAGATGGAGTTCTTCGTCAAACCGGGCGAAGACGCCGAATGGCACAAGTACTGGATCGACACCCGCTTCGCCTGGTACACCGGCCTGGGCATCGATCCAGAGAACCTGCGCCTGTTCGAGCATCCGAAAGAGAAGCTCTCGCACTACTCGGCCGGTACCACCGATATCGAGTACCGCTTCGGCTTCCAGGGCGGCGAATGGGGTGAGCTGGAAGGCATCGCCAACCGCACCGACTACGACTTGTCCACGCACGCCCAGCATTCCGGTGCGGAGTTGAGCTATTACGACCAGACGGCCGAGGAGCGTTACGTCCCGTACGTGATCGAGCCCGCCGCCGGTCTGACCCGTTCGCTGATGGCATTCCTGGTCGACGCCTACGCCGAGGACGAGGCTCCGAACGCGAAGGGCGGTGTGGACACTCGCACGGTGCTGCGCCTGGACCGGCGGCTCTCCCCGGTGAAGGCCGCGGTGCTGCCGCTGTCCCGTAACGCCGACCTGACCCCGAAGGCCAAGGAACTGGCCGCCCAGCTGCGCAAGAACTGGAATATCGAATTCGACGACGCCGGCGCCATCGGCCGCCGTTACCGCCGTCAGGACGAGATCGGCACCCCGTTCTGCATCACGGTCGATTTCGACACCCTCGACGACCAGGCGGTCACGGTGCGCGAACGCGACACCATGACGCAGGAGCGTATCGCCCTCGATCAGGTCGAAGGCTATCTGGCGCAGCGCCTCCTCGGCTGCTGA